Proteins from a genomic interval of Dermacentor variabilis isolate Ectoservices chromosome 8, ASM5094787v1, whole genome shotgun sequence:
- the LOC142590460 gene encoding uncharacterized protein LOC142590460 isoform X3, with product MLQSGALPFGKQRSSALLYQPKDAVTILAACAALHKITLKAGEPELEDSDDVLLDRKPCPTCVHHMISQRFELLLNISSHDLLGCCSQLCNALANTTKEIITLGSNTTESDKHFYDKVTYIMKE from the exons ATGTTGCAGAGTGGAGCACTGCCATTTGGAAAGCAACGTTCCAGTGCCCTCCTGTATCAGCCTAAGGATGCAGTCACAATTTTGGCAGCTTGTGCTGCTCTCCACAAGATTACTTTGAAGGCTGGGGAGCCAGAGCTGGAAGACAGTGATG ATGTGCTGCTGGACCGGAAACCCTGCCCCACGTGTGTGCATCACATGATATCCCAGCGGTTTGAACTACTCTTAAATATCAG CAGCCATGACCTGCTCGGTTGCTGCAGCCAGCTATGCAATGCCCTGGCGAACACCACGAAGGAGATCATTACATTGGGATCCAATACCACTGAATCGGACAAACACTTCTACGACAAAGTGACCTATATaatgaaggaataa
- the LOC142590460 gene encoding uncharacterized protein LOC142590460 isoform X4 — MLQSGALPFGKQRSSALLYQPKDAVTILAACAALHKITLKAGEPELEDSDDVLLDRKPCPTCVHHMISQRFELLLNISHRLLHEQGQQL; from the exons ATGTTGCAGAGTGGAGCACTGCCATTTGGAAAGCAACGTTCCAGTGCCCTCCTGTATCAGCCTAAGGATGCAGTCACAATTTTGGCAGCTTGTGCTGCTCTCCACAAGATTACTTTGAAGGCTGGGGAGCCAGAGCTGGAAGACAGTGATG ATGTGCTGCTGGACCGGAAACCCTGCCCCACGTGTGTGCATCACATGATATCCCAGCGGTTTGAACTACTCTTAAATATCAG CCACCGTCTTCTGCATGAGCAGGGCCAGCAGCTGTAA
- the LOC142590460 gene encoding uncharacterized protein LOC142590460 isoform X1: MLQSGALPFGKQRSSALLYQPKDAVTILAACAALHKITLKAGEPELEDSDGEDEENEPLQQGQLQIGHVIIARTPHVPAVITQRVAHEGKVVEERGNQPLLSGPYLAHNSTFVSYTAGSGSNSRFVIQYFHKSRCAAGPETLPHVCASHDIPAV; encoded by the exons ATGTTGCAGAGTGGAGCACTGCCATTTGGAAAGCAACGTTCCAGTGCCCTCCTGTATCAGCCTAAGGATGCAGTCACAATTTTGGCAGCTTGTGCTGCTCTCCACAAGATTACTTTGAAGGCTGGGGAGCCAGAGCTGGAAGACAGTGATGGTGAGGATGAGGAGAACGAGCCACTGCAGCAAGGGCAACTGCAAATAGGGCATGTCATTATTGCAAGGACCCCACACGTGCCAGCAGTAATCACCCAGAGAGTTGCTCATGAGGGCAAAGTAGTTGAGGAGCGAGGTAATCAACCTCTTCTCAGTGGCCCCTACCTGGCGCACAACTCAACTTTCGTGAGCTACACTGCCGGCTCAGGCAGCAACAGCAGGTTTGTCATCCAGTATTTCCATAAATCCAG ATGTGCTGCTGGACCGGAAACCCTGCCCCACGTGTGTGCATCACATGATATCCCAGCGGTTTGA
- the LOC142590460 gene encoding uncharacterized protein LOC142590460 isoform X2, with protein MLQSGALPFGKQRSSALLYQPKDAVTILAACAALHKITLKAGEPELEDSDGEDEENEPLQQGQLQIGHVIIARTPHVPAVITQRVAHEGKVVEERGNQPLLSGPYLAHNSTFVSYTAGSGSNSRCAAGPETLPHVCASHDIPAV; from the exons ATGTTGCAGAGTGGAGCACTGCCATTTGGAAAGCAACGTTCCAGTGCCCTCCTGTATCAGCCTAAGGATGCAGTCACAATTTTGGCAGCTTGTGCTGCTCTCCACAAGATTACTTTGAAGGCTGGGGAGCCAGAGCTGGAAGACAGTGATGGTGAGGATGAGGAGAACGAGCCACTGCAGCAAGGGCAACTGCAAATAGGGCATGTCATTATTGCAAGGACCCCACACGTGCCAGCAGTAATCACCCAGAGAGTTGCTCATGAGGGCAAAGTAGTTGAGGAGCGAGGTAATCAACCTCTTCTCAGTGGCCCCTACCTGGCGCACAACTCAACTTTCGTGAGCTACACTGCCGGCTCAGGCAGCAACAGCAG ATGTGCTGCTGGACCGGAAACCCTGCCCCACGTGTGTGCATCACATGATATCCCAGCGGTTTGA